The following are encoded in a window of Phaseolus vulgaris cultivar G19833 chromosome 3, P. vulgaris v2.0, whole genome shotgun sequence genomic DNA:
- the LOC137807305 gene encoding alpha-mannosidase I MNS4 isoform X2, which yields MRGTQIRSVLLFLLLFLAVYVSLGDGISPEEAKELREEAREMFYHAFNGYMDNAFPLDELRPLSCAGEDTLGGYALTLIDSLDTLALLGDRQRFATSVEWLGKNLRFDINKTVSVFETTIRVLGGLLSAHLIASDYATGMRVPSYDNQLLNLAEDLARRLLPAFDTPTGIPFGSVNLLHGVDKHESKFLNKSPNMQYVDFGHGVQSLIWLVLILMFLQDAGIGTSIDSFYEYLLKAYLLFGDEEYLYIFQEAYAAAMHYLYHDPWYVEVNMDSAAIVWPLFNSLQAFWPGLQVLAGDINPAIRTHAAFLSVWRRYGFTPEGFNLASLSVQHGQKSYPLRPELIESTYWLYKATRDPRYLDAGRDMIASLQYGTRCPCGYCHISDVEQHKQEDHMESFFLAETVKYLWLLFDLAVGPDNLVEKGPYKYIFSTEGHLLPATPQISLVREHCLYYGAYCRSGDLRQTYFVPKSDKDKKESNDTIFYDSWTKDTYSSDYTTFEPSAVSGSIKGFCPGLNHGQKFGLLYAHSTDERQDYETNQVQQKESTTVESHSVLVLRGQSSDHLVPEYGSDRNDGQTHESDGTP from the exons ATGAGAGGGACTCAGATCCGCTCAGTGTTGCTATTCTTATTATTGTTCTTAGCAGTTTATGTCTCTCTCGGCGACGGCATATCTCCGGAAGAGGCGAAAGAACTGCGAGAAGAGGCTCGTGAAATGTTTTATCATGCTTTTAATGGCTACATGGACAACGCTTTCCCCCTCGATGAATTGAGGCCCCTTTCATGTGCAGGAGAAGATACGCTCGGTGGCTATGCCTTAACATTG ATTGATTCCTTAGACACTTTGGCTTTACTTGGAGACCGCCAACGCTTCGCAACCTCCGTTGAATGGCTTGGTAAAAATCTTCGCTTTGATATA AATAAAACTGTTTCTGTGTTTGAGACTACTATTAGGGTTCTCGGAGGATTACTTTCCGCACATCTTATTGCCTCTGATTATGCTACG GGCATGAGAGTTCCGTCATATGATAATCAGTTACTAAACTTAGCTGAAGATCTTGCCAGGAGATTGTTACCTGCATTTGATACCCCAACAG gaaTTCCATTTGGATCTGTAAATTTGTTACATGGAGTTGATAAACATGAAagtaag TTTTTGAACAAGTCACCAAACATGCAGTACGTGGACTTTGGGCACGGCGTTCAAAGCTTAATCTGGTTGGTGCTCATATTAATGTTTTTACAG GATGCTGGAATAGGAACTAGTATTGACTCTTTCTATGAGTATCTGTTGAAG GCATATTTATTATTTGGAGATGAAGAGTACTTGTATATATTCCAAGAAGCTTATGCTGCTGCTATGCATTATCTTTACCATGACCCTTG GTATGTAGAAGTGAATATGGATTCTGCTGCTATTGTGTGGCCATTATTTAATAGCCTGCAGGCATTTTGGCCCGGTCTTCAG GTTTTAGCTGGAGATATCAATCCTGCAATTCGCACCCATGCTGCCTTCTTGAGTGTCTGGAGAAGATATGGTTTTACCCCTGAGGGCTTTAATCTTGCTAGTCTCAGTGTTCAG CATGGGCAAAAGAGTTACCCGTTGCGGCCAGAGCTAATTGAGAGCACGTATTGGCTATACAAAGCTACCAGAGATCCTAG ATATCTTGATGCTGGGAGGGACATGATTGCTAGTTTGCAGTATGGAACACGATGCCCTTGTGGATACTGTCACATTTCAGATGTTGAGCAACACAAACAAGAAGATCACATGGAGAGCTTCTTCCTAGCTGAGACA GTCAAGTATCTGTGGCTGCTGTTTGATTTGGCTGTGGGTCCTGATAACCTTGTGGAAAAAGGGCCATACAA GTACATATTCAGCACTGAAGGTCATTTACTGCCTGCTACTCCTCAAATCTCCCTAGTGAGGGAACATTGTTTATACTATGGGGCTTATTGTAGAAGTGGTGATTTGAGACAAACTTACTTTGTGCCAAAGTCTGACAAAGATAAGAAAGAATCCAATGATACTATATTTTATGATAGTTGGACTAAAGATACATATTCTTCAGACTACACTACTTTCGAGCCAAGTGCCGTTTCAGGTTCAATTAAG GGTTTCTGCCCAGGATTAAATCATGGACAGAAGTTTGGTTTATTATATGCACATTCAACTGATGAACGTCAGGATTATGAGACCAACCAAGTTCAACAGAAGGAATCAACAACCGTGGAAAGCCATTCAGTATTGGTTCTACGTGGCCAGAGTTCTGACCATTTGGTACCAGAATATGGCAGTGACCGTAATGATGGTCAGACACATGAATCAGACGGTACCCCTTAA
- the LOC137807305 gene encoding alpha-mannosidase I MNS4 isoform X1: MRGTQIRSVLLFLLLFLAVYVSLGDGISPEEAKELREEAREMFYHAFNGYMDNAFPLDELRPLSCAGEDTLGGYALTLIDSLDTLALLGDRQRFATSVEWLGKNLRFDINKTVSVFETTIRVLGGLLSAHLIASDYATGMRVPSYDNQLLNLAEDLARRLLPAFDTPTGIPFGSVNLLHGVDKHESKITSTAGGGTLTLEFGVLSRLTNDPIFEQVTKHAVRGLWARRSKLNLVGAHINVFTGEWTQKDAGIGTSIDSFYEYLLKAYLLFGDEEYLYIFQEAYAAAMHYLYHDPWYVEVNMDSAAIVWPLFNSLQAFWPGLQVLAGDINPAIRTHAAFLSVWRRYGFTPEGFNLASLSVQHGQKSYPLRPELIESTYWLYKATRDPRYLDAGRDMIASLQYGTRCPCGYCHISDVEQHKQEDHMESFFLAETVKYLWLLFDLAVGPDNLVEKGPYKYIFSTEGHLLPATPQISLVREHCLYYGAYCRSGDLRQTYFVPKSDKDKKESNDTIFYDSWTKDTYSSDYTTFEPSAVSGSIKGFCPGLNHGQKFGLLYAHSTDERQDYETNQVQQKESTTVESHSVLVLRGQSSDHLVPEYGSDRNDGQTHESDGTP; this comes from the exons ATGAGAGGGACTCAGATCCGCTCAGTGTTGCTATTCTTATTATTGTTCTTAGCAGTTTATGTCTCTCTCGGCGACGGCATATCTCCGGAAGAGGCGAAAGAACTGCGAGAAGAGGCTCGTGAAATGTTTTATCATGCTTTTAATGGCTACATGGACAACGCTTTCCCCCTCGATGAATTGAGGCCCCTTTCATGTGCAGGAGAAGATACGCTCGGTGGCTATGCCTTAACATTG ATTGATTCCTTAGACACTTTGGCTTTACTTGGAGACCGCCAACGCTTCGCAACCTCCGTTGAATGGCTTGGTAAAAATCTTCGCTTTGATATA AATAAAACTGTTTCTGTGTTTGAGACTACTATTAGGGTTCTCGGAGGATTACTTTCCGCACATCTTATTGCCTCTGATTATGCTACG GGCATGAGAGTTCCGTCATATGATAATCAGTTACTAAACTTAGCTGAAGATCTTGCCAGGAGATTGTTACCTGCATTTGATACCCCAACAG gaaTTCCATTTGGATCTGTAAATTTGTTACATGGAGTTGATAAACATGAAagtaag ATAACCTCAACAGCAGGTGGTGGGACCTTGACTCTTGAATTTGGTGTTCTAAGTCGTCTAACAAATGATCCTA TTTTTGAACAAGTCACCAAACATGCAGTACGTGGACTTTGGGCACGGCGTTCAAAGCTTAATCTGGTTGGTGCTCATATTAATGTTTTTACAGGTGAATGGACACAAAAG GATGCTGGAATAGGAACTAGTATTGACTCTTTCTATGAGTATCTGTTGAAG GCATATTTATTATTTGGAGATGAAGAGTACTTGTATATATTCCAAGAAGCTTATGCTGCTGCTATGCATTATCTTTACCATGACCCTTG GTATGTAGAAGTGAATATGGATTCTGCTGCTATTGTGTGGCCATTATTTAATAGCCTGCAGGCATTTTGGCCCGGTCTTCAG GTTTTAGCTGGAGATATCAATCCTGCAATTCGCACCCATGCTGCCTTCTTGAGTGTCTGGAGAAGATATGGTTTTACCCCTGAGGGCTTTAATCTTGCTAGTCTCAGTGTTCAG CATGGGCAAAAGAGTTACCCGTTGCGGCCAGAGCTAATTGAGAGCACGTATTGGCTATACAAAGCTACCAGAGATCCTAG ATATCTTGATGCTGGGAGGGACATGATTGCTAGTTTGCAGTATGGAACACGATGCCCTTGTGGATACTGTCACATTTCAGATGTTGAGCAACACAAACAAGAAGATCACATGGAGAGCTTCTTCCTAGCTGAGACA GTCAAGTATCTGTGGCTGCTGTTTGATTTGGCTGTGGGTCCTGATAACCTTGTGGAAAAAGGGCCATACAA GTACATATTCAGCACTGAAGGTCATTTACTGCCTGCTACTCCTCAAATCTCCCTAGTGAGGGAACATTGTTTATACTATGGGGCTTATTGTAGAAGTGGTGATTTGAGACAAACTTACTTTGTGCCAAAGTCTGACAAAGATAAGAAAGAATCCAATGATACTATATTTTATGATAGTTGGACTAAAGATACATATTCTTCAGACTACACTACTTTCGAGCCAAGTGCCGTTTCAGGTTCAATTAAG GGTTTCTGCCCAGGATTAAATCATGGACAGAAGTTTGGTTTATTATATGCACATTCAACTGATGAACGTCAGGATTATGAGACCAACCAAGTTCAACAGAAGGAATCAACAACCGTGGAAAGCCATTCAGTATTGGTTCTACGTGGCCAGAGTTCTGACCATTTGGTACCAGAATATGGCAGTGACCGTAATGATGGTCAGACACATGAATCAGACGGTACCCCTTAA
- the LOC137807307 gene encoding rRNA-processing protein EFG1-like isoform X1, which yields MAHGAYSKRRVSATRRSNSKPLGVAKKPKASVSLKNQIRSLERMLRKNLPPEVREAQEQKLEALKKQQEIHTRLAAERKIFLRDRKIKFFERRKIERRIRRLEKLHRASSSSSSSAQPYSDQLSALKQDLQYVMYFPKNEKYVPLFTGGDDSEIVDRRNGLRKQIEDRLVAAAASGKDLEETGSEDDGLLDLSDDDFFLAGSSSDEADADDEWTDKSAREQASSASGKGVSGMSSDEKNQRQISARALMPPPRPSNMKLSRFGSSSGQNSSIQRSDISTSSNTSNSKSSSDFKRGPSRSGTGHGSSLSSNSDAHKPRRKRRPKKKKKQL from the exons ATGGCTCACGGCGCTTACAGCAAGCGGCGCGTGAGCGCAACGCGCCGATCCAACTCCAAGCCTCTCGGGGTTGCCAAGAAACCCAAGGCCTCCGTTTCCCTCAAAAACCAGATTCGATCCTTAGAGCGCATGCTCCGAAAG AATCTGCCTCCCGAGGTGAGAGAGGCGCAGGAACAAAAATTGGAAGCACTGAAGAAGCAGCAGGAGATTCACACGCGCCTCGCCGCGGAACGCAAGATTTTTTTACGTGACCGGAAGATCAAGTTCTTCGAGAGGAGAAAAATTGAAAGGCGAATCAGACGCCTCGAGAAACTGCACcgtgcttcttcttcatcttcttcttctgccCAACCTTACTCTGACCAGCTTTCCGCTCTAAAACAAGATCTTCAATATGTCATG TACTTTCCAAAGAATGAAAAATATGTTCCCTTGTTTACCGGCGGTGATGATTCGGAGATAGTTGACAGGAGGAATGGACTGCGCAAGCAGATTGAAGATAGGCTGGTTGCAGCTGCTGCAAGTGGCAAGGATTTAGAAG AGACTGGCAGTGAGGATGACGGTCTGTTGGATCTGAGTGATGATGATTTTTTCCTTGCTGGGAGTTCTAGTGATGAAGCAGATGCAGATGATGAATGGACAGACAAAAGTGCAAG AGAGCAGGCTTCTAGTGCTTCTGGGAAAGGTGTGTCTGGCATGTCCAGTGATGAGAAAAATCAG AGGCAGATTTCTGCTAGAGCTTTGATGCCTCCTCCTCGCCCTTCAAATATGAAATTGTCAAGGTTTGGGTCATCTTCTGGCCAAAATTCATCTATACAGAGATCTGATATTTCCACATCAAGCAACACGTCAAATAGCAAAAGCAGCTCAGACTTCAAAAGGGGACCCTCAAGATCAGGGACAGGCCACGGAAGTAGTTTAAGCTCCAACTCTGATGCTCACAAGCCTCGAAGGAAGAGAAGAcctaagaagaaaaagaagcag CTGTAG
- the LOC137807307 gene encoding rRNA-processing protein EFG1-like isoform X2, whose translation MAHGAYSKRRVSATRRSNSKPLGVAKKPKASVSLKNQIRSLERMLRKNLPPEVREAQEQKLEALKKQQEIHTRLAAERKIFLRDRKIKFFERRKIERRIRRLEKLHRASSSSSSSAQPYSDQLSALKQDLQYVMYFPKNEKYVPLFTGGDDSEIVDRRNGLRKQIEDRLVAAAASGKDLEETGSEDDGLLDLSDDDFFLAGSSSDEADADDEWTDKSAREQASSASGKGVSGMSSDEKNQISARALMPPPRPSNMKLSRFGSSSGQNSSIQRSDISTSSNTSNSKSSSDFKRGPSRSGTGHGSSLSSNSDAHKPRRKRRPKKKKKQL comes from the exons ATGGCTCACGGCGCTTACAGCAAGCGGCGCGTGAGCGCAACGCGCCGATCCAACTCCAAGCCTCTCGGGGTTGCCAAGAAACCCAAGGCCTCCGTTTCCCTCAAAAACCAGATTCGATCCTTAGAGCGCATGCTCCGAAAG AATCTGCCTCCCGAGGTGAGAGAGGCGCAGGAACAAAAATTGGAAGCACTGAAGAAGCAGCAGGAGATTCACACGCGCCTCGCCGCGGAACGCAAGATTTTTTTACGTGACCGGAAGATCAAGTTCTTCGAGAGGAGAAAAATTGAAAGGCGAATCAGACGCCTCGAGAAACTGCACcgtgcttcttcttcatcttcttcttctgccCAACCTTACTCTGACCAGCTTTCCGCTCTAAAACAAGATCTTCAATATGTCATG TACTTTCCAAAGAATGAAAAATATGTTCCCTTGTTTACCGGCGGTGATGATTCGGAGATAGTTGACAGGAGGAATGGACTGCGCAAGCAGATTGAAGATAGGCTGGTTGCAGCTGCTGCAAGTGGCAAGGATTTAGAAG AGACTGGCAGTGAGGATGACGGTCTGTTGGATCTGAGTGATGATGATTTTTTCCTTGCTGGGAGTTCTAGTGATGAAGCAGATGCAGATGATGAATGGACAGACAAAAGTGCAAG AGAGCAGGCTTCTAGTGCTTCTGGGAAAGGTGTGTCTGGCATGTCCAGTGATGAGAAAAATCAG ATTTCTGCTAGAGCTTTGATGCCTCCTCCTCGCCCTTCAAATATGAAATTGTCAAGGTTTGGGTCATCTTCTGGCCAAAATTCATCTATACAGAGATCTGATATTTCCACATCAAGCAACACGTCAAATAGCAAAAGCAGCTCAGACTTCAAAAGGGGACCCTCAAGATCAGGGACAGGCCACGGAAGTAGTTTAAGCTCCAACTCTGATGCTCACAAGCCTCGAAGGAAGAGAAGAcctaagaagaaaaagaagcag CTGTAG